A section of the Falco peregrinus isolate bFalPer1 chromosome 3, bFalPer1.pri, whole genome shotgun sequence genome encodes:
- the LOC129784100 gene encoding acrosin-like produces MDLLRLLLILLAMCCPAYGTWDSCGGTCGLRPTAFRYGTSRVVGGTDAQAGAWPWVVSIQNPWQAGTGHTCGGSLISAQWVLTAAHCFIEASYITMWRVVIGATRLTQLGPEAQVRNIKRLLLHQGYSNITQRNDIALLELDQPVQCNAYVQLACVPDASLRVSQLKNCYISGWGATTARSGRSTDVLQEAQVRLIDVNVCNSSRWYRGAIHTHNVCAGYPQGGIDTCQGDSGGPLVCQDSSADYFWLVGVTSWGRGCARARQPGVYTSTQHFYDWILLQMGLRPAVRATPTARAWSHFVTTSSPVPRPRPTAAQSGGSCPFPVQKLLDFFSRLQELLQYLRGKTV; encoded by the exons atggatttgctgcgcctcctcctcatcctgctggccatgtgctgtcctgcgtacggcacatgggacagctgtgg AGGGACCTGCGGGCTCCGGCCCACGGCTTTTCGGTATGGCAcgtcgcgcgtcgtgggtggcacagatgcccaggcaggggcctggccctgggtCGTCAGCATCCAGAATCCCTGGCAAGCGGGCACGGGTCATACCTGCGGAGGCTCCCTCATCAGCGCACAGTGGGTCctgacagcagcccactgcttcatcgaggccAG CTACATCACCATGTGGCGCGTGGTGATCGGTGCCACGcggctgactcagctgggccctgaggcccAGGTGCGCAACATCAAGCGGCTGCTCCTTCACCAAGGCTACAGTAACATcacgcagaggaacgacattgccttgctggagctggaccagcctgtgcAGTGCAACGCCTACGTTCAGCTTGCCTGCGTGCCCGatgcctcgctgagagtctcgcagctgaaaaactgctacATCAGCGGCTGGGGTGCCACGACTGCAAGAT CTGGACGATCAAcggatgtgctgcaggaggcccaggtccgcCTCATTGATGTCAACGTCTGTAACAGCAGCCGGTGGTACAGAGGGGCCATCCACACGCACAAcgtctgtgctggctatccgcagggcggcattgacacctgccag ggggacagcggtgggcctctcgtgtgccaagacagcagtgcagactacttctggcttgttggtgtcaccagctgggggagaggctgtgcccgagccaggcagcccggagtctacacctccactcagcacttctacgactggatcctgctacagatgggcctgcgcccagcagtgaGGGCTACTCCAACAGCACGCGCTTGGAGTCATTTTGTCACCACGTCAAGCCCCGTTCCGAGGCCAAGGCCCACAGCAGCGCAGTCGGGCGGCTCCTGCCcatttccagtccagaagctgctggacttctttagccggctgcaggagctcctgcagtacctaaggggaAAAAcggtgtga
- the LOC114014148 gene encoding medium-chain specific acyl-CoA dehydrogenase, mitochondrial: MLQTIAGHGWRSRSSKPAQNIHISKPASGFSFELTDEQKEFQATARKFAVEEIIPVAAQYDKTGEYPFPLIKRAWELGLINSHIPESCGGLGLGSFEACLITEELAYGCTGVQTAIEANSLGQMPVIIAGNEQQQKKYLGRMTEEPMMCAYCVTEPGAGSDVAGIKTKAEKKGDEYVINGQKMWITNGGKANWYFLLARTNPDPKVPASKAFTGFIVEANSPGIQIGRKEMNMGQRCSDTRGIVFEDVRVPKENVLIAEGAGFKIAMGAFDKTRPPVAAGAVGLAKRALDEATKYALERKTFGKPIVEHQAVSFMLAEMAMKVELARMAYQRAAWEVDAGRRNTYYASIAKAFAGDVANQVATDAVQIFGGNGFNTEYPVEKLMRDAKIYQIYEGTAQIQRMIIAREHVAKYKA; encoded by the exons ATGCTCCAAACCATTGCAGGGCATGGATGGAGATCACGTTCCAGTAAACCTGCTCAAAACATACACATAAGCAAACCTGCATCTGGCTTTAGCTTTG aACTTACTGATGAACAGAAAGAGTTTCAAGCTACTGCTCGTAAATTTGCTGTGGAGGAGATCATTCCTGTTGCTGCACAATATGACAAAACTGGAGAG TATCCTTTTCCACTCATAAAACGGGCTTGGGAACTTGGTCTTATAAATTCACACATACCAGAAAGCTGTG GTGGTCTTGGCCTTGGCAGTTTTGAAGCGTGCCTTATTACGGAAGAGTTGGCTTACGGCTGTACCGGGGTTCAAACAGCCATCGAGGCGAACTCCCTAGGG caaatgCCAGTAATCATTGCAGGAAAtgagcagcaacagaaaaaatacttgggAAGAATGACAGAGGAACCAATGATGTGT gcTTACTGTGTAACAGAGCCTGGAGCAGGCTCTGATGTGGCTGGTATAAAAACCAAGgctgagaagaaaggagatgaGTACGTTATTAATGGCCAGAAGATGTGGATCACAAACGGTGGGAAAGCAAACTG GTATTTTTTGCTAGCTCGTACCAATCCAGATCCAAAAGTCCCCGCAAGCAAAGCCTTTACTGGATTCATCGTGGAAGCAAATAGCCCTGGAATCCAAATTGGAAGAAAG GAAATGAATATGGGTCAGCGCTGCTCTGATACAAGGGGTATTGTCTTTGAAGACGTAAGAgttccaaaagaaaatgtattaatagCCGAGGGAGCTGGCTTTAAAATCGCAATGGGAGCTTTTGATAAGACCAGGCCACCC GTAGCAGCTGGTGCTGTTGGGTTAGCAAAAAGAGCACTCGATGAAGCTACTAAATATGCTTTGGAGAGAAAAACCTTTGGGAAACCAATTGTTGAA CACCAAGCGGTGTCTTTCATGCTTGCTGAAATGGCAATGAAAGTGGAACTGGCTAGGATGGCTTACCAAAGGGCTGCGTGGGAAGTCGATGCCGGTCGCAGGAATACCTACTATGCTTCCATCGCAAAAGCGTTCGCGGGTGACGTTGCAAACCAAGTAGCTACAGATGCAGTGCAGATTTTTGGAGGAAATGGATTTAATACTGAATATCCTGTAGAAAAACTAATGAGAGATGCTAAGATCTACCAG ATTTATGAAGGGACTGCTCAGATTCAAAGGATGATCATAGCTCGTGAACACGTTGCCAAATACAAAGCTTAA